One stretch of Thalassophryne amazonica chromosome 17, fThaAma1.1, whole genome shotgun sequence DNA includes these proteins:
- the purg gene encoding purine-rich element-binding protein gamma, which produces MMADGCCRGQMDRGRAKIASDSVHRSAFPPQFSQTGSQDIQELASKRVDIQKKRFYLDVKQSGRGRFLKIAEVWIGRGRHDNIRKSKVTLSMSTAPALRYCLGDFIDYYARIGLRGAPLEEPAEARRRAPLSPTGSAASDDHVHRVLKSEFIERDNRKYYLDLKENQRGRFLRIRQTVSKGHGTMGYYGPGIEQTIVLPAQGLIEFRDALSQLIEDYGDADSEDRGTAAARNRDDNPELPEAVSFRVDNKRFYFDVGSNRYGVFLKISEVRQPYRNTITVPLKAWARFGQNFIRYEEEMRRIFSCHKDKRTEVHSEDEHED; this is translated from the coding sequence ATGATGGCTGATGGATGCTGCAGAGGACAGATGGACAGAGGCCGGGCGAAGATTGCGTCAGACTCGGTGCACAGGTCCGCCTTCCCGCCGCAGTTCTCGCAGACAGGGTCCCAGGACATCCAGGAGCTGGCCTCCAAACGCGTCGACATCCAGAAGAAACGCTTCTACCTGGACGTCAAGCAAAGCGGACGCGGCCGCTTCCTGAAGATCGCCGAGGTGTGGATCGGCCGCGGCCGCCACGACAACATCCGGAAGAGCAAGGTGACACTGTCCATGTCCACGGCCCCGGCGCTGCGCTACTGTCTGGGGGACTTCATAGACTACTACGCCCGGATCGGGCTGCGAGGGGCCCCGCTGGAGGAGCCCGCCGAGGCCCGCAGGAGGGCCCCGCTGTCCCCCACCGGCTCGGCCGCGTCCGACGACCACGTCCACCGCGTACTCAAGAGCGAGTTCATCGAGAGGGACAACAGGAAGTACTACCTGGACCTGAAGGAGAACCAGAGGGGCCGCTTCCTGCGGATCCGGCAGACGGTGAGTAAAGGACACGGCACCATGGGCTACTACGGGCCGGGGATCGAACAGACCATCGTGCTACCCGCGCAGGGACTCATCGAGTTCCGTGACGCGCTGTCACAGCTCATCGAGGACTACGGGGACGCGGACAGCGAGGACCGGGGCACGGCGGCGGCTCGGAACCGCGACGACAACCCGGAGCTGCCGGAGGCGGTGTCCTTCCGGGTGGACAACAAGAGGTTCTACTTCGACGTGGGTTCGAACCGCTACGGCGTGTTCCTGAAGATCAGCGAGGTGCGGCAGCCCTACAGGAACACCATCACCGTGCCGCTGAAGGCCTGGGCCCGCTTCGGACAGAACTTCATCCGCTACGAGGAGGAGATGCGGCGGATCTTCTCCTGCCACAAGGACAAGAGGACGGAAGTCCACAGCGAGGACGAGCACGAGGACTGA